TTGCTTATTCCAATTCTTCGCGATTTCATCATAGCAATCATCTGTAAACAACTGACCTGCATTTACAAGTGCACATATTTCAGCATAGCTTTCTTCCAATTCTTCTTCACTATACTTATCTTTTAAACCTTCTTTAATATAATCGGGACATTTTGCCTCTGCCATAAACGGCTCAAGAGTATAATCAAGCATATCGTACATTACATCATCAACAACGTGTACCGCACCTGAATATACATCCATTACAATATTAAGTCCCAACTGTTTATACTTATGTATCACTTCAAAAACTCCCTATATAAAATCAGAAAATCATCGACCTTAAAAAGCCGATGATTCATCTTTAATGTTCATTTATTCGGCAAAACATTAGTTTGCTTGTTCACATTTTTGATTTGCAACTGTGCAAGATGTCTTACAAGCTGATTGACATGATGTTTGACATTCTCCGCAACCACCGTGCTTTGCTGAATCCTTTAAATTAGCCTTGTTTAAAGTCTGTACGTGTTTCATATTAAAACCTCCTTATATTAATTCACTATGAATATATTATAACATACTTTCAAGTGATTGAAAAGGCTTTTTTACAAATATTTTGTATTTTTTCTCACAAAGCTTATTTTTCGGCTATTTTCCTATGATGCACCCCAATATTCCCGATGCAAATGTACCGCCTATTACAGCAAGAAAATGCGTGTTAAACATTATTCCATTGTTTACAATCAACGATATTCCGATAAGTACGATCAAATACAGCGCACATACAAGCATTGCGTGAACAAATGCTCTGCTGTTTGCCGCTTTTGATACCGCAATCGTTCCGAGTATCACGCCGATAATAACCGAGGCATACACTCCGGTTGTGATAATAGTTTCGTCTATGCCTGTAAAATACGAAAGCAGTGCCAATATCAGAATTATAACAAAAGTAACAAGAATTGCAAATATCGTCCCTTTTATCACACCCTTAAAATTAATACCCATAAAAAAACCTCCCTATATATTTACTATAAATATATTAGAGAGGTTTAAATTTTATAACCAATTAGTTTTTAGCTGTTTCAACAGTTCTGATAGCGTCTCTTTCCATCTTTACAACAGACTTTTGATCCGGTGTACCGATGTTACCTGTTTCAATAAAAACATATTCGTCTTTAATTTTAGCAACCTTACCGCAGATACCGCCGATTGTTACAACCTTATCGCCGACTTTCATTGCGTTAATCATTGCCTTTGTTTCTTTTTCTTTCTTTCTTTGCGGTCTTATCATCATAAAGTATAACAATACGATAATAAGAACAAGCGGAAGAATACTTACTATTGTACTCATTACAGGATTAACCTGTTGTGTAGCATTAGGGTCTGCTGCTGTTTGAGTACCTGTCGCCTGTTGTGTATTTGCTGTTTCGCCGTCTGCGAAAACGACTGTTTCTAAAATGTTTGCCATAATAGTTCTCCTTTGATAATTTTTTCTACCTATCTATTATACTATCTATATATGAACTTTGCAATAGATTTAACAAAATATTAACAAATAAAATCTCTCTTACATCAATCGTTTGACGTTTTCAGCCATTTCAACAAGTTTTTGACCTTTTGCGACAAGAAGAGCATGTTCTTTTATGTACTCATTCTGCAACGGGTATATCGACATTCTTTCCGTAAACTCTCTTATTACATTAATGCCTCTCATATTCTCATTATCGTTTCTTATGAGAATACAATATGTTTTATTCAGCTTAAAAAGGCTTGCTTTTGCAAGAATACTTTTATCCATTTCGCTTATAGCGCCGTACATATCATTAAAAGTTTCAAAATAAAATACACATTCCGTACCCGGTTCTTTCTTTTTAGGCTTGACCGAAACAACTTTTTTAAACTGCTCCTCGGTAATTTTTTTTATACCCTTGTTTAAACGTTTAACCAAAATACTTATACCGTCCTGTGACGGAGTAGCCTCAACGACCACTTGGCCGTTATACGGATTAAAACCTGTTTCTTCCCTTATCGTTTCCATAATATGAAATAAAAATGTATGTAATTCTTTTGAATCGGGCGAAAGCCTTTTCACGTCTATATCAAGATTAATTAATTCCGCAGTTGTAAGCGTTACCTTTATTTTGTCTTTGTTTAGCTTTTCAATTCTCACAACCTACCACCTACTTTCTATTTCTATTATACTATATATTTTTCGTTTTGGGAACACCGATTTTAATATTTATTCTTTTAAATTTATTCCATATGATAAAAAAAGCGGCAGTTTTTATACTGCCGCTCAACCGTCAAATAAATTAATACGATTAATTCTTGTCCTTCAATAACGGACGCATACTGTTCGCACTTATAAGCATAGTTGACGAATTATGCAAAAGTGATGATGCAGACGGAGTTATAGTACCTTTCAATCCAAGCAAAATAAGCAATGAATTAAATGCCATAATAAACGTATAATTACGTTTAATTCGTCTGAACAGTCTGCTGCTTAACTTGCGAAGAAGCGCTAAATCTCTCAAATCGCCCGAAAGCAATGTGACATCAGCCACTTCTCTTGCCAAATCGGCAGAATCTTTCATAGCGATTGAAACGTCGCTAAGTGCCAACGCAGGAGAGTCATTGATACCGTCACCGACCATTATAACCGTTCTTCCCTCGTTCTTCAATTCTTCAATAATTGTCGCCTTATCCTCAGGTAATACCTGTGCACGGAAATTGTCTATACCGAGCATATCGGCAGTGCGTTTTGCAGCACCTTCATGGTCACCTGTAAGCATAATAATATTATCAATACCGCTTTCACGAAGTAACTGAATTGCCTCATGAGCCTCACTTCTCGGCGGGTCGCTTATACAAATAACTCCCGACAACACGCCTCCGATTGCAAGGTATATAACAGAAAAGCCCTCACATTCGTTTTCAATAACAGACTTCTGTTCATCAGTTATCGGAATATTTTCGTCCTCAAGCACAAAATGCTCACTGCCTATAATTGCACGCTTGCCATGCAACATTGTAGCTATGCCGTGTGCAACTACATATTCAACTTCAGCATGTTCTTCTTCGTGGTCAAGCTGTTTTGATTTAGCGGCTTTAACGATTGCCTTTGCCACACTGTGAGGGAAATGTTCTTCAAGGCACGCAGCTATTTTAAGTATTTCATCTGATGTATACTCACCGAATGAAAGCACTTTTTCTACTGTCGGGCATGAATTTGTAAGTGTACCTGTCTTGTCAAATACAATAGTATCGGCATGAGATACACTTTCAAGATAACGTCCGCCTTTTACAACAAATCCTCTTGAGGATGCCTCACGCATAGCACTTATAATACTTATCGGTGTTGACAATTTAATTGCACAAGAATAGTCCACCATAAGAACAGACATTGCCTTTACAACATTTCTTGTTGTAAGATAAACAAGCAACGCCAATCCCAAACTGTACGGTACAAAACCGTCTGCAATTTTCTCTGCACGGCTCTGTACTCCGGCTTTCATACTTTCACCGTTTTCAATCATTTCAATAATATTTGAAATACGTGTATTATCAGCCGCAGCACTAACCTTAATTACTATATTTCCCGCCTCTACAACTGTACCGGCGTAAACAGTACTGTCCTTATCCTTTACAGCCGCAACCGATTCGCCTGTCATAGACGCTTCGTTTACACTTGCCTGTCCGGATAC
The window above is part of the Hominilimicola fabiformis genome. Proteins encoded here:
- the scfA gene encoding six-cysteine ranthipeptide SCIFF, which encodes MKHVQTLNKANLKDSAKHGGCGECQTSCQSACKTSCTVANQKCEQAN
- a CDS encoding TIGR04086 family membrane protein, yielding MGINFKGVIKGTIFAILVTFVIILILALLSYFTGIDETIITTGVYASVIIGVILGTIAVSKAANSRAFVHAMLVCALYLIVLIGISLIVNNGIMFNTHFLAVIGGTFASGILGCIIGK
- the yajC gene encoding preprotein translocase subunit YajC translates to MANILETVVFADGETANTQQATGTQTAADPNATQQVNPVMSTIVSILPLVLIIVLLYFMMIRPQRKKEKETKAMINAMKVGDKVVTIGGICGKVAKIKDEYVFIETGNIGTPDQKSVVKMERDAIRTVETAKN
- a CDS encoding adaptor protein MecA, whose product is MRIEKLNKDKIKVTLTTAELINLDIDVKRLSPDSKELHTFLFHIMETIREETGFNPYNGQVVVEATPSQDGISILVKRLNKGIKKITEEQFKKVVSVKPKKKEPGTECVFYFETFNDMYGAISEMDKSILAKASLFKLNKTYCILIRNDNENMRGINVIREFTERMSIYPLQNEYIKEHALLVAKGQKLVEMAENVKRLM
- a CDS encoding heavy metal translocating P-type ATPase, whose amino-acid sequence is MKFKIVHDTPGRIRLRCGGYYFDKNQEKSLEKTILSEHYVDSVKAKSVNGGILITYQSDYRQELLNYIKGIKQNQLAAVEDESEDIQADFKNEIIKMLIKRFVLRRILPYPVRVAMAYFKAFPYVKKAVGSVLNLRADVALLDGVALGTALSRGMYSEVNSITFLLGVSELLEEYTRKRTKNALADSLAMKIDTVWKKNGENEEQVPISTVKEGDFVVFRDGAMITFDGVVVSGQASVNEASMTGESVAAVKDKDSTVYAGTVVEAGNIVIKVSAAADNTRISNIIEMIENGESMKAGVQSRAEKIADGFVPYSLGLALLVYLTTRNVVKAMSVLMVDYSCAIKLSTPISIISAMREASSRGFVVKGGRYLESVSHADTIVFDKTGTLTNSCPTVEKVLSFGEYTSDEILKIAACLEEHFPHSVAKAIVKAAKSKQLDHEEEHAEVEYVVAHGIATMLHGKRAIIGSEHFVLEDENIPITDEQKSVIENECEGFSVIYLAIGGVLSGVICISDPPRSEAHEAIQLLRESGIDNIIMLTGDHEGAAKRTADMLGIDNFRAQVLPEDKATIIEELKNEGRTVIMVGDGINDSPALALSDVSIAMKDSADLAREVADVTLLSGDLRDLALLRKLSSRLFRRIKRNYTFIMAFNSLLILLGLKGTITPSASSLLHNSSTMLISANSMRPLLKDKN